Proteins encoded by one window of Dialister pneumosintes:
- a CDS encoding MATE family efflux transporter, which produces MNIDISSHFTYKKLFRFVLPSIGTMVFLSTYSIVDALFISNYVGDTAFASINLIFPALMIFGCLGSMLGSGGSALIGKKLGEGHTAEARGIFSAIIIGSFLSGIVLSIGAYFFIPFLTSLMGAWGEMQKNSILYGQLILLSFPLHLLQRIFHSLVITAGKPSLGLYTNIISGVSNIIFDFILIACFNMGITGAALATVIAEIIGGLIPVVYFFYNKTGSLFITQPRWDIHDFTKICTNGLSPLLTNLSMSIVIIVYNYQLLHFLGQNGVAAFGIIMYTSFVLESANIGYAMGTAPIVSYNYGAQNHSELQNIFKKSLFFYGITGGIITILSFPMAPFLAHIFVGYNPELYQLTIHGFYLYCLSFITSGFNIYASSFFTALNNGLISATLSTCRSVLFELIAITVLPIFWGAEGIWLSATISNLAAFIIAIYFWIHYREKYHYI; this is translated from the coding sequence ATGAATATTGATATTTCATCTCATTTTACATACAAAAAACTTTTTCGATTTGTACTTCCTTCCATTGGAACTATGGTCTTTTTATCTACTTACAGTATTGTCGACGCTTTATTTATCTCCAATTATGTAGGAGATACAGCCTTTGCCTCTATCAATTTAATTTTTCCTGCTTTGATGATCTTCGGTTGCCTAGGTTCTATGCTTGGATCCGGTGGTAGTGCTTTGATAGGAAAAAAACTTGGTGAGGGACATACTGCAGAAGCACGCGGCATATTCAGTGCTATTATTATCGGTTCTTTTTTATCGGGAATTGTATTGTCGATTGGTGCTTATTTTTTTATTCCGTTTTTAACCTCTCTAATGGGTGCTTGGGGCGAAATGCAAAAAAACAGTATCCTCTATGGGCAACTTATACTACTTTCTTTCCCTTTACACTTACTACAACGCATATTTCATTCTTTAGTTATTACCGCCGGTAAACCTTCTCTTGGACTATACACTAATATCATTTCAGGTGTTTCTAATATTATCTTCGATTTTATCTTAATTGCCTGCTTTAATATGGGAATCACCGGTGCAGCACTTGCTACTGTAATTGCAGAAATTATTGGTGGTCTTATTCCGGTTGTTTATTTTTTCTATAATAAAACCGGATCTCTTTTTATTACACAACCACGTTGGGATATCCATGATTTTACAAAAATATGTACCAATGGATTATCCCCCTTACTGACCAATCTGTCAATGTCAATAGTCATCATCGTTTATAACTATCAATTATTACATTTTCTAGGTCAAAATGGAGTAGCCGCTTTCGGAATCATTATGTACACCTCTTTCGTTTTAGAATCCGCTAATATCGGCTATGCAATGGGCACAGCACCTATTGTAAGTTATAACTATGGAGCCCAAAATCATTCGGAATTACAAAATATATTTAAAAAGAGTCTTTTTTTCTATGGAATCACAGGAGGCATCATCACAATTCTGTCTTTTCCGATGGCTCCATTTTTAGCTCATATTTTTGTGGGATATAATCCTGAATTATATCAACTGACTATTCATGGGTTTTATCTTTACTGCTTATCCTTTATAACTAGCGGATTCAATATTTATGCCTCTTCCTTTTTTACAGCGCTCAATAACGGACTTATCTCTGCTACACTTTCGACTTGCCGTTCCGTATTGTTTGAACTAATTGCTATTACTGTATTACCTATATTTTGGGGTGCCGAAGGAATTTGGCTTTCTGCAACTATTTCTAATTTAGCAGCATTTATTATCGCAATATACTTTTGGATACACTATCGAGAAAAATATCATTATATATAA
- a CDS encoding TMEM165/GDT1 family protein, translating to MGDKSQISTIALASQYTSLLSVWLGSTLALIAADSLGIALGPFLEKHIRDNHIAYISAFLFIFCGLYTLYETLF from the coding sequence ATGGGTGACAAATCACAAATAAGTACTATTGCACTTGCTTCACAATACACTTCTTTGTTATCCGTATGGTTAGGTTCCACCCTAGCACTAATTGCTGCTGACAGTCTGGGAATCGCCTTAGGTCCGTTCTTAGAAAAGCATATCCGTGATAACCATATTGCTTATATATCTGCTTTCCTTTTTATTTTTTGTGGACTATACACTCTATACGAAACATTATTTTAA
- a CDS encoding TMEM165/GDT1 family protein, giving the protein MLTFIATFSLIFLSEMGDKTQFIAMICSAKYGWKKVMTAIVIAVTSNHLLAVFLGQWITRYISHTMLSGGVFILFGISSLYEELYKSKENTFQRKLYKYNIIFFPCRNG; this is encoded by the coding sequence ATGCTTACATTCATCGCTACTTTCTCACTTATTTTCTTGTCTGAAATGGGTGATAAAACTCAATTTATTGCTATGATTTGTAGTGCTAAATACGGTTGGAAGAAAGTGATGACCGCTATTGTAATTGCAGTCACATCAAACCATTTATTAGCAGTCTTTTTGGGACAATGGATTACTCGATATATTTCACATACTATGCTTTCCGGTGGCGTATTTATTCTCTTCGGAATATCTTCTCTTTATGAAGAGCTTTATAAGTCTAAGGAAAATACCTTTCAAAGAAAGCTTTATAAATATAACATTATCTTTTTTCCTTGCAGAAATGGGTGA
- a CDS encoding ECF transporter S component: MIGKEILLLLRFIVRSVFMQAKYSVKDICIVALFSAIIFVMTVVPSIPIPLGYAHLGDAAIMLAGYYGGKKKGAIASALGSAMADFIGGYPLWIVPTLIIKYCMGRSAAVDAPFWSLRTLMGFSLSAICLVVGYTVAGAILYGGLEAGLSSTPGLIAEGAVNLVAAYAVGALLNKAGFAQLLK; encoded by the coding sequence ATGATAGGAAAGGAAATTTTACTTTTATTAAGATTTATTGTAAGGAGCGTATTTATGCAAGCAAAGTATTCCGTTAAAGATATATGTATAGTTGCGTTATTTTCCGCTATTATTTTTGTGATGACAGTAGTACCGAGTATACCTATTCCTTTGGGATATGCACATCTTGGTGATGCTGCTATTATGCTTGCCGGTTACTATGGTGGAAAAAAGAAAGGGGCGATAGCATCTGCTTTGGGATCTGCTATGGCAGATTTTATTGGTGGATATCCGCTTTGGATTGTTCCTACACTTATTATTAAATATTGTATGGGGAGAAGTGCGGCAGTCGATGCACCGTTCTGGTCTTTACGTACTTTAATGGGTTTTTCGTTATCGGCTATATGTTTAGTGGTAGGATATACTGTAGCAGGGGCGATTCTGTATGGCGGTTTGGAAGCGGGGCTCAGTTCTACACCGGGACTTATTGCTGAAGGTGCTGTAAATTTAGTGGCAGCGTATGCTGTAGGTGCCTTATTAAATAAGGCGGGTTTTGCACAACTTTTGAAGTAA
- a CDS encoding TIGR01440 family protein — protein sequence MYEEVANEAVRSFRELIDTANFRPGSLIVIGGSSSEIHGGRIGKDSQNEIGTAVVKALMKMAEVEHLELAFQCCEHLNRALVVERATMERFRLKEVSVVPWLHAGGAFSTNAFYHFDDPVVVEQVEADGGLDIGLTMIGMHLKRVAVPIHLTHNRIGHALVMGAKTRPPLIGGIRAHYTRE from the coding sequence ATGTACGAAGAAGTAGCTAATGAAGCAGTCAGATCTTTTAGAGAACTTATTGATACTGCAAATTTTAGACCGGGGAGTCTCATCGTTATTGGGGGCTCGTCCAGTGAAATTCACGGTGGACGTATTGGAAAAGATAGTCAGAATGAGATTGGCACCGCTGTAGTAAAAGCATTAATGAAAATGGCAGAAGTTGAGCACTTGGAATTGGCATTTCAGTGTTGTGAACATTTGAATCGTGCACTGGTGGTAGAAAGGGCTACTATGGAGCGTTTTCGCTTAAAAGAAGTAAGTGTAGTTCCGTGGCTTCATGCCGGTGGAGCTTTTTCGACCAATGCTTTTTATCACTTTGATGATCCGGTAGTAGTTGAACAAGTAGAAGCGGACGGGGGACTTGATATTGGTTTAACTATGATTGGTATGCATCTTAAGAGAGTGGCGGTACCCATACATTTAACACATAATCGTATAGGTCATGCACTGGTTATGGGGGCTAAGACCAGACCACCACTTATTGGTGGTATTCGTGCACATTACACAAGAGAATAA
- a CDS encoding pyridoxamine kinase encodes MKRQKRVALVNDITGFGRCSMTVELPIVSALKVEACPLPTALLSVHTAFPFPYIQDQTHIMEPYIENWRKHQVTFDGISTGFLGSKEQVAIVKKFIQDFSTDETVVIVDPVMGDWGKLYASYTKELSEEMKHLVPLADVITPNLTEASYLLDIPYLSEEEITMERLEKIAQALADKGPKQVIITGISREEKIGNFVYEKGEESSFIGTKKIGGERSGTGDVFTGIITGSIVRGDSLTTSVRKAVDFIGKALAYTETLNLPPAQGIAFEEFLTEL; translated from the coding sequence ATGAAAAGACAAAAACGAGTTGCTTTAGTGAATGATATTACCGGATTTGGACGTTGTTCTATGACGGTGGAGTTGCCTATAGTTTCTGCTTTAAAAGTAGAAGCATGTCCACTGCCTACCGCTTTATTATCTGTTCATACAGCATTTCCTTTTCCTTATATACAAGATCAAACACATATTATGGAGCCTTATATTGAGAATTGGAGAAAACATCAAGTTACTTTTGATGGGATTTCTACAGGATTTTTAGGTTCTAAAGAACAAGTAGCGATTGTTAAAAAATTCATACAAGATTTTAGTACTGATGAAACCGTAGTTATTGTAGATCCTGTTATGGGAGATTGGGGTAAGTTATATGCTTCTTATACAAAGGAACTTTCGGAAGAAATGAAACATTTAGTTCCCTTAGCGGATGTGATTACGCCCAATCTTACAGAAGCCAGTTATCTTTTAGATATTCCTTATTTAAGTGAGGAAGAAATAACTATGGAAAGGTTGGAAAAGATTGCACAAGCACTTGCTGATAAAGGACCGAAACAAGTTATTATTACGGGTATTTCTCGTGAGGAAAAAATAGGTAATTTTGTATATGAAAAAGGGGAAGAGAGTTCTTTTATAGGGACTAAAAAAATAGGTGGAGAACGTAGCGGCACAGGGGATGTTTTTACCGGAATCATTACCGGAAGTATTGTTAGAGGGGATTCGTTAACAACTTCTGTAAGAAAAGCGGTTGATTTTATTGGTAAAGCACTGGCTTATACGGAAACGTTAAATCTTCCACCTGCACAAGGAATTGCTTTTGAAGAATTCTTAACGGAACTGTAA
- a CDS encoding GIY-YIG nuclease family protein, with protein sequence MKKYYTYMVRCKDNSLYTGFTTDLLHRLQIHNQGKGAKYTRARRPVHLVWYQEFLTEHDARSLEAQIKNWKKKEKEKLVATFQEGTL encoded by the coding sequence TTGAAAAAATATTATACCTATATGGTAAGATGTAAAGATAACTCTTTATACACAGGATTTACTACAGATTTATTACATCGTTTGCAGATACATAATCAAGGCAAAGGTGCTAAGTATACACGTGCAAGACGACCTGTGCATTTGGTTTGGTATCAAGAATTCTTGACTGAACATGATGCAAGAAGTTTAGAAGCACAGATTAAAAATTGGAAGAAAAAAGAAAAAGAAAAGTTGGTTGCTACTTTTCAAGAGGGAACACTATGA
- a CDS encoding DUF2232 domain-containing protein, which produces MNETVRRTKYMTQAAVATAITAILVLLKLLIPFLVFVTMIAGPAPIALITSRQGIRWGIGTSIASIILVTVLGGPEIGITTAVYAGVLGMALGYGVRKKWSRGQILCITALAYIVEMTYKIVVSIYVLGIADALSSIIERLVVFLQWIWKPMSFLLGYDPDPNKAVFSIAGICMLGVVFIINAFSYSYLAQELFMEIYKRFKIT; this is translated from the coding sequence ATGAATGAAACGGTAAGACGCACTAAGTATATGACACAAGCAGCAGTTGCTACAGCTATTACAGCTATATTGGTATTATTGAAGTTACTCATACCGTTTTTAGTATTTGTAACCATGATTGCAGGTCCTGCGCCTATTGCATTAATTACTTCACGACAGGGGATAAGATGGGGGATAGGAACTTCTATTGCATCTATCATTCTAGTTACCGTGTTGGGGGGACCGGAAATAGGAATTACGACTGCTGTTTATGCAGGTGTGTTAGGTATGGCACTTGGTTATGGTGTAAGAAAAAAATGGTCGCGTGGACAAATTTTATGTATAACTGCATTAGCTTATATAGTAGAGATGACTTATAAGATTGTAGTGTCTATATATGTGCTGGGGATTGCAGATGCTTTATCTTCGATTATCGAACGACTCGTCGTTTTTTTACAATGGATATGGAAACCCATGTCTTTTCTTTTAGGTTATGATCCGGATCCTAATAAAGCAGTGTTTTCTATCGCAGGCATATGTATGTTAGGTGTTGTTTTTATCATCAATGCATTCAGCTATTCTTATTTAGCACAAGAATTGTTTATGGAGATTTATAAACGATTTAAAATTACTTAA